The Haliotis asinina isolate JCU_RB_2024 chromosome 3, JCU_Hal_asi_v2, whole genome shotgun sequence genome segment AtcaatacatttaaaaaaaacttcaGAACGGTTGGAGTGAGTATGCCGCTCgtaacaatattacagcaaaatcaagacggggacaccagaaatacacttcactaattgtgtccatgtggggaatcgaacccggatcttcatcgCAAATGCCGGGTGATTCAACTTTCAAGCTAGCCTAACAGCCCTGGGACGTTTGGAACTACTTTGTGGCATTTCTCATAACTTTCCTCTAATTATTGTGCTGAAAATTGAAGGATTAATTGGGCTAACACAAGCATGTCACGTAAGATATTGTCACGGGTGATGCTGAAAGAAAACTGACTGTTCGGGAAGTCTGAATTGTGTCAATGTACATTGGAGAGGAAAGAGCACACATGTCCCAAACATCAAAGATGCCATTCATGGATTAACGATATATAAGGATATCTGTTGCAGCACCGTATGGGTTTCAGCAGGACAGAGTGGGGTACATACTATGCCCTCTTAAACAATGGTGCTTTGGGGTTATATAACCCTCCCTGTAAGTTAGTTTGATGTGCTTCTTGTAATATGTTTGCATATTCCCTCCCGGGAACAAACTTCAAAGGAACCCACACGCTACTGAAGAGGAGGTTAAGGCTTATGGTTACAAGTTGAAGCCTGTATTCTTGTGTGAAACATGGACAGTCAAATATTAATCATTAAAACTATGCTCAGGGCCACTATTAGCAGGTATTCTTAATGTGCTTCTTGTAATATGTTTGCATATTCCCTCCCGGGAACAAACTTCAAAGGACCCCACACGCTACTGAAGAGGAGGTTAAGGCTTATGGTTACAAGTTGAAGCCTGTATTGTTGTGTGAAACATGGACAGTCAAATATTAATCATTAAAACTATGCTCAGGGCCACTATTAGCAGGTATTCTTGATGTGCTTCTTGTAATATGTTTGCATATTCCCTCCCGGGAACAAACTTCAAAGGAACCCACACGCTACTGAAGAGGAGGTTAAGGCTTATGGTTACAAGTTGAAGCCTGTATTCTTGTGTGAAACATGGACAGTCAAATATTAATCATTAAAACTATGCTCAGGGCCACTATTAGCAGGTATTCTTAATgtcattcaaaatgtcattgtttccaTCATGTCGTTATCGTGTAAAATAGTAAAGAATATGAAATGTGTAACTAAATAATTAATTGGCAATATTCGACAATGTTTGTAATTACGTACATAGACTACACTGCAACATATATCAACCAGCAGTGTGTGATTGCTGTATAATTGCTTTTGTCACTGATGTATGTACGTGTATGTAATTCCAGCTGCCATGGCACTAGGTGTCCAGCCACGCCAGAACTTGTATATCAGACTATTTTTGAGTGCAACAGAAGTTCTTCACGGGTGTTGTCTATTACATCAGGAATAAAAACTATAAATTCAGGAAAGTACTATTTACAATTTTGGATTGTTTTTCGTAGTTAAACTACACACTTGGCAAAGGTCGTACATCATCCattctgaaccagataatcggGTGATTGCCATCATAGTCGTCGATCTACACGACTGGATCCCGCTAGTGACCGTTTTCGACATACATGTGTTGCTGGGGGTTCTTTCCCGTATCTAGACGCATGATAAATTAGGTAATGATATGTGTGGATATAGTAGCTACTAATTATAAGAAACAGCAAAGCATCCAACACATTTTAGGGTAGACATGACTTCCAAATTTCAATGTGAGTCCTTATTAGGTTCGTACTAAATGTTCATGTATTTCAATTGAACAATTAATttgcctttgcgtgtgtttgtgatcgGTTCCGCCACGATTTTATTTCACGAGCATCTATCAACTCGTCTTCATAGTAACCAGTAAATGGCCGCAATACAATCAGAGAATCGACTGTTCTTTTAGAATAGATTTTTGGGTGTAACGAAATGTTCTTATTAAACAATGCTTTCTGCAATTCTTTGACTAGCGTGCATTATAACATATTATTAGCGAAGGGTTAAGGTAACAGGTTAAAAAATTCCGTGTCTATCTAGTTACAAATTCAGTATCTGTAGGTTTGCTGACAGCTTACAATGACCAGAAGGTGGCAAATTGACAAAGGATACATTCAACAGATTATAAACAGAGTGGTCAGCGTGGCGCCAAGCACCACACGGAGGCTATGGAAGCGATATCAACACCAAGAAACCACACGTGATCGATCCAGATGTGGCAGACCAAGAGTGACCAACAGGGGCAAGACCGGTTACATCACGTTACATCATCTACGGATTCGAACCACGACTGGGTCCTCTACAGCATCCAACTTACCGGACCTGCGTATGATATCGGCACAAACAGTGATGAACAGATTGCGAGAAGGAAGAGTTCGGGTTCGACACCCGTTCGTTGGGTCATAATGACAGAACAAAACCGTCAACGACGCTGTCAATGATGTCAACAACACAGAGTATGGCTGCAAGAGtgtggttcagtgatgaatctcGTTTCCTACTGTATCGTTCACGCTGAAGAACTCTAGTTTACAGATGTCAGGGACAACGCTTCGCGCCATGCTATATTCAAGAAGTTGACAGATTCGGAGgtgaaatatttttcgaaccgaagcgaggaaagtacgttacCAACCTTTGCTgtcttcgctcgcatgtaagaagactggtcattttctctatgctgcgcaacccatttgcgttacagtttgcctgtgattcaATATATCGATGCTTACGctcttgatcacttgattgtcttgtccagacacggttatttacaaaccaaatcaaaacaaattacaCAAATTCTCGTTTCCAGTTGATAGCGTTCAGTCCAATTGAGTCACTCGTGCAAAGTTTCCCATGGCTGTTTTGGGTACGTTTAGTGTAGGTAATGTTTGAATGGTCagaccagggagactatatagagatTATCGTTGTATATTATCCCTGGTCAGGCGTTCCCTGTCTGCGTGCTATCTTAAGTACAGTTCGCCACCATTAGACTGATACAGTCATGTGTGCGACGTTAAAGAGTGTATATTCAAACAATCATCCCTGAACTTTTTAACGATTTTGGACTTTTAGTGTCGAAACATCATTAAGTGAAGTGCTGCTTAAATCTCGCCAGTTAagaatccactcactcactcaaacactcatgCGCACACAGCAACGTAGAAGATCAATGTTATCTATTTTTAATGTTGATATCAGGCTCGTCTATTGTCCCCATTAGAGATAACAAGTGTTTGCTGTACTGTTCGGCTGACGATCACGTTGGTGGAGGCGTGTATCGTATCAGAGAACACGGGACATGTTGGCAACTTGGTCGTCAACATATCTTCAAATCACATTCTCAGTCTTGTTTTTGTATCAAATATGATTCTATCTGTGTTGGCAAAAAGATGCGTTATCTACACCAGATAGTCATTCGGTTTTCAAACGAACGGTGCTTTATAAATAACAACGACACAACAACATCAGTTCAGTGATCTTTAATGCCCATATATTGCCCATATATATGGTGATGTGTAAGGTGATCCCAGTCactggcaaactgtagcgcataTAGGTTTTTGCAACAAAGTAAAAGTGACCAGTCTTTTTTATAACATCCTGGTTCCCTGGCTCCGACACTCACTGAGACCCAGGGTACCAGCTGCAGTCACTATTCCTTCTGTTGCGCAACCATATTTGCGTTACACTTAGTTTGTGACCTAATCACAGACCGTGCGCATATTTGAACCCTGTTTATAAGCctgcatttttttcaaaactatgACTCTGCCCTCGAAAGTGCAGTGAGGGGTTATCTATCTAGGCCTCCTTTAACGGCAGACACAACAATGGACTGTTCCCGTGTTACTCATTTTTACCAGGAATCCTGGCATTTGGCGTAACAAAGCTTCCCAAACACAACCCCAATGACATGTAGTGGTTAAATTTTGCAGGGAGTAATTGTGGTGTCATCAGGATATAGTAATCATGTTTAGAGTGATTAAAATGTCACGGTCCTAATAACACCTGTAGCCAAGGCAGGTGTCTGTAGAGACCATATTCTTGTAAAATACCCCAAACAAGATTTAAAGATTTGGAAAAAACATTGTTTCTATAACATCCAAATGTGATCAACTTTCTAgaggaattatttgtttcagttcaCTTCCTGCgtattgaatgatatttttcttaCATAATTTGATTTGGTGGTTTGGGGTGGCCACCTGACTCAAGCATGTAGAATATGAGAAATGCTTCATGTCACTAGATAGAAGTATTGTATTTTAATATTGTGAACTGCATTAGGCATCTCATCTTTCAAAAATCACTTTTCGAATGCATGTCTAACAGGCGCATTGGCATCTCTTTGCAAAGGTTACAAAGTACTTCCGGAATCGCTTTCGGTGTGTGTCCTGGCAATTGTGAGATCATACTGTTATCCTCTGCACAGCTCTGTGAACAGTCCAACACCTGAAAACAGCATTATTATACTGGCTGACACCTCGAACCAGAAAGCCCAGTAGAGGCCGCTGGAGTCGTTGAAGGCGACGTAGATAACAGCACCCAATATCACCAGTATACCTATAATAGACAATATATAACGTCAAAACAAGAACATCCTGACTCTACACAAGAAACAGATTCCGTCAGATAGGACAAAAATGGACATGCTAATAATATGAATTGGTCTCTCACATTCATTGATAACACCGAGTATTCGCGCAAAGGATCAGCCTGCCCTGTCTTACGATAGCACCAATAGCAAAAATGTGAACACGTTACAGCCAGTCCCTTCTCTCCATGAAATAGATCTatttacaaatgtcaaaatatcaGTGCAATATGTTTTCCTTGCACTTTTGGGCTTGCAGAATTTGTGATTTTTTTCCGCAGAATTAATTAAATACTCCCGAATGTGACCATGAtgctgttcactggattgtctggtccaaaatatttttagccgccgccataaagctggaatattgctgagtgcgggctTATATCGGCCGTATGTTGTATTGTGCCTCTCACCAGCTCCTATTGCTGACAAGGCAGCAATGGTCAGTAGACTTTTGTTGCCGGTACGAAGGTGCACTAGGGAAGCGATGATTCCAAATAAGGCAATGATTACTCCCAGTACAGCCATTGCTTGCACAGACCTCAGCCATTCTGCAACACAACAGGTCGGGTGAGTATTCTGCTGATGTACAACGTTCGAACAAGATATCATTGGTAAAACTTACATTAATGCAAGTGAGATTGCTTCTAAGATAACAGAGTCGCTTTAAGAGACAAACCTCTACATGTTGACCAAATCATGTTGATTCGCCATTAACCacatttaatatatatttttttaaagtataTACCCACAGTAAAGAGTTTGAGgagtatgtaaatatttactgATAGCATTTTTCTCTTATCGTCGAAGCGCTCGGTGTCCAACACTTTATCAAATCACAGATAACAAAACTCAACGACAACAGGATGACACGATGTTAACGTGTGCTTAGACATCTTATACAAGGACGTGGTAccaaaaatacacttatttatttatttatttatttatttatttatttatttatttaaacatcAGTATCATAAAACGATTCAATTCAGCAATGGGGTATCCAAATGGTTACAGCGTTCATTCGTCGCACCGAAcgtccgggttcaattccccttaCTTTTACCTTATGTGTTGCTCATTTCTATTGTCTCCCACCTGCCACTCCCGTCACCGTGTTACATGCACCCTCAAATCCACCCAGTTCATGCACAAGAGGTATGACATCTTTGTCACTACTTACGCCATTTATCTATCGTATCGTCGCTGTAGACAGAGGTACATGTTCCCTTATAGCAGTCTTTCCAGATGCCAGAGTGGTACCCTTCATTCCGAGTCCAGTATGGCGAGGCTGTTCCTGCAATATGGAGACACTGGCCCAGGATGTAAATTAACGACCCCAGCCTTCCACCAGGTGTGGCTGGTATTGACATGCTTCTATAATAAGTATACATGTCTGATATTTCTCACAGTTGTATAAATTGATTGCTCTGGCACTCAAGAACGGGTTGAATTTCCTCTGCTCCAATAAGTCCAGTCTCTGACTCCTCAGCAGTTGTTCACAAGGGGAGGTAATCAACGTTTCATTAGATAACCATCAACATCGTCTGTCACACAGGAATGACTCACTAACTGACGACTGAAGGTTCCTGTGGACATTGGAGGTCTGTTGGCGATACCTGTTTCCACACAGTTGTCACATGGACTGACCCATCACAGGAGAAAGACACAAAAGCCAATCCGTCCTCAGTTGTCACTAATGATCTTGGTCCAGACAAGTATGTACGGTGGACTGACTGTCACGTCAGTTGTGCAACCTGGGCTGCAGGTATTGAGATATGAATGTCAGTAGTACTGATAACATGGTGTTTATCACTCGGCAGGATCCTcgatacgtgagtgagtgaatcgcGTGAAGTATCTTTCGAGAGTATATCAAACACATCACAACCCTTCACCATTATGCAAGGCACGTGAGTCAGtacttttttgtgttttcagttcATACACGCCAATGACATTCCtaagtattttttttcagatgaagGCATCCAATTTCAAACTGGTCTAATTTAGCAAGAATAACTGAATATAACGGATTGGAGTTTGACGTGCAAACTGACACCACGTAAAAAGAAGATGTTATGTTCGGCTTTTACGGAACATCGCAACTTTGTTATAAAGCATCCCGACATCAAACACTTAATAACACACGCAAATCTCAAAACACACAAGGTGTGTTCCTTTACTTGATCATTCTCTAAAGCATATACATTTATACTCCTCAAAATTAAGGACTTTATTCAAATTATTTAATCAATCATGATCATCCAGTTCCTCATATTCCTATAGTTAGTAGTTCGTGACAGAATTACTATAGTAACGAGGAAGATTCTGGTGATCCCAAATGGATATCTATAGCAAAAACATCAACTTGTCGTCTTCTGTGTCAACAAACAGTAGGAATGAGTCCAGAGTTTTCGTCCAAATCCTTTCTAACTGAACATCAGCCACTGTCAGTATGGAAATGGTGTGGCTCCTGTGTCTGTACAGAGCACTGTCAAGGGTCGTGTAGGATAGAAGGACCCAATGGCAGAGGTGGCTGCACTGTCGTGACTGTACTTCAGACCTTCATCCTGGTAGAGTGATGGCATCGGCATAGTGGGTTCCTATAGCGCTCGTTCACGAGGATTGTGTCATTTTTCAAAGCAGACACTGGGTTATGCTAGTCAACCATTCTTCTCACTAAATGATGGGATCATAAATTGCGACAGATGTAACCACAACTTGTATCGACGCTCGTACAGGCAGAAGGAATGCTTTGTGAATCGGGACCAAAATTCTATGCATCCTATTTACGATTTCGTTATTTATTGTAAGAGACAAAATTCACTTCTGGTAAAAGCGATCAGTCTAATCTGAGTATAAAAgcttattttctaaaatatcattttgatacaaacaaataattatgtttaaatTTAAAAGGAGCGCCAGTGAGATGTACgaacctgaacctgaggaaacccCCGTCTTGCTTCAATCAGAACTTGTGTACAACACGATGAGGTCATGAGTGGGTTAGAtacttttaacagtattccagcaatatcacggcggggcacaccagaaatgatcatcacacattgcaccccTGTGGGCAACTGAACTCGTGTCTTCGACGTGACTGGCGAACGCTtcagccactaggctacttcaCCGCGCCGTGGGGACATTACACAACGCCTACCACTGTGAGTTTGATTCTGAGCGTTAAGATCAAGAGGAGAAATAGTCACATTTCTATGAAAACTCGATTAACCGAAAAGTACCATTCCCGTGTCTATACTACGGTGGGAGCTGGTAAACAAAATATCAAGACCGCGCAACTTGGTGACTGTCATGGTGGATACGACACGCCTATAAACCAAATTAACAGACTTCAGTATACATACGCTCATTCAGTTCCTTCCCTTCCGAGTGCGAGGCACATCCAGAGATATCCGTACAGGTTTTCCAGATGCCGGAGTGGGTCCCTGGAGCCGACGACCAGTATGGTGACACGACACCCACAGTGTGACAAGCTGTCCCCAACACTATAACCCACACTAGAACTCTAGCACGTGCAGAGGGTGTGGGCAATATGTAATCATAACCAAACATCGTTTAGCAAAGCTAACAGCTGAAGATTATTTCCAGTTtgactgaaatgtttgaaatctGGAAAACAACATTGGAGCACTTGTCTTCAGATCCATGCGTGTCCGGACTATCAGCTCCGTATATATAGCTAGATGATTTTTAATTGTCTGAGCTCGGAAAAAATTTAGCTAAGAAACCGTCCATTACAAGTTGGCAGCCATCTTGATACAAGCGACTATGTTCTGAAGACGGCGGGTGAACTATAGGATCTATAGTTCACAGAGGTCGGTTATCGGCCAGTTAAGAGGGGATAACAATTGTCTGGGGAGCAACTTGTCCTCACTTGAAGACGTTCTTATCAGGTTTGTGAGATAGGGTAGAGTTAGGCTGATATTTATTCCCAGAGAACGGACACATTTAAAAACATTGAAGATATAAGCATTAAAAATCAGGATTTAGATTAAAACAATCCCCTGTTTCTGTCGCTGAAGCAACAGGTACATAGTAATTCAGGACTTGAGTTGGACTCTATTGTTTAATTTATTCCCTTTGTTCTGGGCTACAGACAGAGGTGTAGTCTCAGTGATGATTATCACACGTGGTATCATGTTTAACCGCCATGATTAAGTCCAGTATTGTAATTGTTATTTAtagatcagcaatattccagtgtatGAGTAGTGAGTGAGAGCGAACGTGcatttacgccgttttagcattatttcagcaatatcacgacgggaaacCACAAATGAGGTGTACACAAtgcaaccatgtggggaatcgaacacgggtcttcgacGTTAACTACTAGGCTAACCCACCTCCCCTTTTGAGGACCGCAGACTGTAAATAACCAAACCTAggacagacaatcaaatgattaACAGCATCAGTTTGCACCACTTttcgtcagatccagtcatccgggaaaaaattagtttgcaacccacagacataaaaacatgacgtgtacaagtatcatacctgcctaattacatagtGTGGCAgggacaggactcgggtgcacgagtcataaatcagtctATTTTGTTCGTGGCATATAGCCTGATagatgttaagttcaaattgcatgtggtcaatgactgaagctgtgtattgcatattgccTTTAGCAGACAAGCAGGCAAACATATAGGTGTTAATGAAcaagacattgagctttctctgtgccagaggctgcttaccacaagtgttttttttcattgcgttttttttccaactttatgggttgaattggcatttttgatgatttgtttcggttaGTGCATACCACGTAtcggaatctgcaaagttgtgttttacgttgcatgtgacctttaagtctgTCATAGCCTGCTAGGGTTGTCTATTCTATCTGGGTGTTGACGATTATGAAAGTCTTAAGTATTAAATTACTTAAAATGACTTCAATCGTACTGCAGGAACCGCGCGATATACTGTTGCTGTAATGAAATACAGCCGGGGTTAAAGCTTCACGATCTATtcattcagagtacaatgtccGTCCAACCTGACGAGCAAGAGAAGTTATACAGTTGAAAATGGATTATTGGCGCTATTGAAAGGTTAATGGATAAACATATATAGAAACACTACACACTAAGGTGAATAAACAAGTACGACACTCGTATCTTACACATCGTGTTCGGTTCTAGTTTGGTTCAGTTTTAGCCACCCACACACAAGATGGGTTAA includes the following:
- the LOC137277109 gene encoding claudin domain-containing protein 2-like, with the translated sequence MYTYYRSMSIPATPGGRLGSLIYILGQCLHIAGTASPYWTRNEGYHSGIWKDCYKGTCTSVYSDDTIDKWQWLRSVQAMAVLGVIIALFGIIASLVHLRTGNKSLLTIAALSAIGAGILVILGAVIYVAFNDSSGLYWAFWFEVSASIIMLFSGVGLFTELCRG